A window from Neobacillus sp. PS3-40 encodes these proteins:
- the rplI gene encoding 50S ribosomal protein L9, translated as MKVIFLKDVKGKGKKGEVKNVADGYGHNFLIKQGLAIEANQASVSTLAAQKKKEERAAEEELAEAKKLKEALEKVTVELSAKAGEGGRLFGSITTKQIAEELHKKHGFKIDKRKMELEEAIRSLGSTKVPVKLHHEVTASLNVHVKEVN; from the coding sequence ATGAAAGTTATTTTCTTGAAAGATGTAAAAGGTAAAGGGAAAAAAGGAGAAGTAAAAAATGTCGCAGATGGATATGGCCATAACTTTTTAATTAAGCAAGGTTTGGCAATTGAAGCAAACCAAGCAAGTGTAAGCACTTTAGCTGCTCAGAAGAAAAAGGAAGAAAGAGCAGCAGAAGAAGAACTTGCTGAGGCAAAAAAATTAAAAGAGGCATTAGAAAAAGTTACAGTCGAATTAAGTGCGAAGGCTGGTGAAGGTGGAAGATTATTCGGATCCATCACAACTAAGCAAATTGCTGAAGAGTTGCATAAAAAACATGGCTTTAAAATTGATAAACGTAAAATGGAGTTGGAGGAAGCGATTCGTTCTTTAGGCTCTACTAAGGTTCCTGTAAAGCTTCATCATGAAGTAACAGCTTCATTGAATGTCCATGTGAAAGAAGTAAACTAA
- a CDS encoding adenylosuccinate synthase, whose product MSSVVVVGTQWGDEGKGKITDFLSENAEVVARYQGGNNAGHTIHFGGETYKLRLIPSGIFYKEKICVIGNGMVVDPKALLEELAYLNEKGVSTENLRISNRAHVILPYHLKLDEVEEESKGANKIGTTKRGIGPAYMDKAARIGIRIADLLDHEVFEEKLERNLKEKNRLFELIYNTTGFKIEDILEEYFQYGQQIKKYVCDTSVVLNDALDDGRRVLFEGAQGVMLDIDQGTYPFVTSSNPVAGGVTIGSGVGPSKINHVVGVCKAYTTRVGDGPFPTELNNELGDQIREVGREYGTVTGRPRRIGWFDSVVVRHARRVSGLTDLSLNSIDVLSGIETVKICVAYRYKGEVIEEFPASLKVLAECEPVYEELPGWPEDITACKTLDELPANARHYVERVSQLTGIPLSTFSVGPDRNQTNVVRSPWRQI is encoded by the coding sequence ATGTCATCAGTAGTTGTTGTTGGAACACAATGGGGAGATGAAGGAAAGGGAAAAATCACTGACTTTCTTTCGGAAAATGCTGAAGTTGTTGCTCGCTATCAAGGGGGAAATAATGCTGGACACACCATTCATTTTGGTGGAGAAACTTACAAATTGCGTTTAATTCCATCAGGGATTTTTTATAAAGAAAAAATTTGTGTAATTGGAAATGGAATGGTTGTTGATCCAAAAGCACTTTTAGAAGAACTTGCCTATCTCAATGAAAAAGGTGTTTCTACTGAAAATCTACGCATTAGTAACCGTGCCCATGTTATTCTTCCTTACCATCTTAAATTGGATGAAGTAGAAGAAGAAAGTAAAGGTGCTAATAAAATTGGCACAACAAAAAGGGGAATTGGGCCTGCTTATATGGATAAAGCAGCTCGTATTGGCATTAGAATTGCGGACTTACTTGATCATGAAGTATTCGAAGAGAAACTTGAACGAAACCTTAAAGAAAAAAATCGTTTATTTGAGCTAATTTATAATACCACTGGATTTAAAATAGAGGATATTTTAGAGGAATATTTCCAATATGGCCAACAAATCAAAAAATACGTCTGTGATACCTCTGTTGTATTGAATGATGCATTAGACGATGGTCGCCGAGTATTATTTGAAGGTGCTCAAGGTGTCATGTTAGATATCGATCAAGGAACATATCCATTTGTTACTTCTTCAAATCCAGTTGCAGGTGGTGTAACGATCGGTTCTGGAGTAGGTCCTTCAAAAATCAACCATGTTGTTGGTGTATGTAAGGCTTATACAACTAGGGTTGGTGACGGTCCATTCCCAACAGAATTAAATAATGAGCTTGGAGATCAAATACGTGAAGTAGGACGTGAATATGGAACCGTAACTGGTCGTCCACGCCGAATCGGTTGGTTTGACAGTGTCGTTGTTCGTCATGCTCGTCGTGTGAGTGGGCTTACTGACTTATCACTTAATTCAATCGATGTACTTTCAGGTATTGAAACAGTGAAAATTTGTGTTGCTTACCGCTACAAAGGTGAGGTAATCGAAGAGTTTCCAGCAAGCTTAAAGGTATTGGCTGAATGTGAGCCAGTATATGAGGAGCTTCCAGGCTGGCCAGAGGATATTACAGCATGCAAAACATTAGATGAATTACCTGCAAATGCACGTCACTATGTTGAACGAGTTTCACAGCTAACAGGAATTCCTTTATCGACATTCTCTGTAGGCCCTGACCGCAATCAAACAAATGTTGTACGCAGTCCTTGGAGACAGATATAA
- the dnaB gene encoding replicative DNA helicase: protein MSDLFADRLPPQNIEAEQAVLGAIFLEPSSLTLASEILIPEDFYRAAHQKIFNVMLKLNDHGKAVDLITVTEELAATKLLEDTGGVSYLSELAGSVPTAANIEYYARIVEEKSLLRRLIRTATGIAQDGYTREDEVEALLGEAEKNILAVSQRKNAGAFHSIKDVLVRTYDNIELMHNRVGDITGIATGFSELDRITAGFQRNDLIIVGARPSVGKTAFALNIAQNVGTKTGENVAIFSLEMGAEQLVMRMLCAEGNIDAQRLRTGSLTDDDWGKLTMAMGSLSNAGIFIDDTPGIRISEIRSKCRRLKQEHGLGMILIDYLQLIQGNGRSGENRQQEVSEISRSLKALARELQIPVIALSQLSRGVEQRQDKRPMMSDIRESGSIEQDADIVAFLYRDDYYDKESENKNIIEIIIAKQRNGPTGTVQLAFVKEYNKFVNLEKRYDETGIPPGA from the coding sequence ATGAGTGATTTATTCGCAGATCGATTACCACCGCAAAATATAGAGGCTGAGCAAGCAGTACTAGGTGCTATTTTTTTAGAACCATCTTCTTTAACATTGGCTTCTGAAATATTAATACCGGAAGATTTTTATCGTGCAGCACATCAAAAGATTTTTAATGTTATGCTGAAGCTGAATGACCATGGTAAAGCGGTTGATTTAATAACAGTTACTGAGGAGCTAGCTGCAACTAAACTTTTAGAAGATACCGGGGGAGTTAGCTATTTAAGTGAACTAGCTGGATCGGTGCCAACCGCTGCTAATATTGAATATTATGCAAGAATTGTAGAAGAAAAGTCATTGTTGAGGCGGCTAATACGTACTGCAACTGGTATTGCTCAAGATGGCTATACCCGAGAAGATGAAGTTGAAGCACTTTTAGGGGAAGCAGAAAAAAATATTTTAGCAGTTTCTCAGAGGAAAAACGCAGGTGCTTTTCATAGTATTAAAGATGTTCTTGTTCGGACTTATGATAATATTGAATTAATGCATAACCGTGTAGGCGATATTACTGGGATTGCAACGGGTTTTAGTGAACTTGACCGCATAACAGCTGGGTTTCAACGGAATGATTTGATTATTGTTGGTGCACGTCCCTCTGTTGGTAAAACGGCTTTTGCCTTAAATATTGCCCAGAATGTTGGTACCAAAACAGGCGAAAATGTGGCCATCTTTAGTCTTGAAATGGGTGCTGAACAATTGGTGATGCGGATGCTTTGTGCGGAAGGAAATATAGATGCTCAGCGACTTCGTACAGGTTCTCTTACAGATGATGATTGGGGAAAACTCACGATGGCAATGGGTAGCCTTTCAAACGCTGGAATTTTTATCGATGATACCCCAGGGATTAGAATCAGTGAAATTCGCTCAAAGTGTCGACGCTTAAAACAGGAACATGGTTTAGGAATGATCTTAATTGATTATTTACAGTTGATTCAAGGCAATGGACGGTCTGGTGAAAACCGTCAACAAGAGGTTTCTGAAATTTCAAGATCGTTAAAAGCATTGGCACGTGAATTGCAAATTCCTGTTATTGCTCTTTCTCAGCTTTCCCGTGGTGTTGAACAGCGTCAAGATAAACGTCCGATGATGTCTGATATTCGTGAATCGGGTAGTATTGAGCAAGATGCAGATATCGTTGCTTTTCTATATCGTGATGATTATTACGATAAGGAATCAGAGAACAAAAATATAATCGAAATTATTATTGCAAAGCAGCGTAATGGCCCAACAGGTACTGTTCAACTAGCTTTTGTTAAGGAGTACAATAAATTTGTAAACCTTGAAAAACGTTATGATGAGACGGGCATACCTCCTGGAGCATAA